From a single Streptomyces rubradiris genomic region:
- a CDS encoding Uma2 family endonuclease, protein MSAALEASAPVWPVPPEGGWTADDLDTLSGLPPHTQLIDASLVFPCPQSLFHERAMSFCGHQLHSAAPAGLEALHRFTFDIDRQNRPEADVIVLRAEALRSHDQTRVPATSVVLAVEVVSPETLSLDRETKPLKYARAKIPHYWRVENENGRAAVHVFELEPTTGTYTSTGIFRERMKLDVPFSMDLDLTQIKTRRDRSQ, encoded by the coding sequence ATGAGCGCGGCCCTCGAAGCCTCGGCGCCTGTCTGGCCGGTTCCGCCCGAAGGCGGGTGGACCGCCGACGACCTGGACACCCTTTCGGGTCTACCGCCGCACACACAATTGATCGACGCGAGCCTCGTCTTCCCGTGCCCCCAGTCGCTGTTCCACGAGCGCGCCATGAGTTTCTGCGGCCATCAGCTCCACAGTGCCGCGCCGGCCGGGCTTGAGGCCCTGCATCGGTTCACCTTCGACATCGACCGGCAGAACAGGCCGGAAGCTGACGTGATCGTCCTACGGGCAGAGGCTTTGCGGAGCCACGATCAGACCAGGGTCCCCGCGACATCCGTGGTGCTGGCCGTCGAAGTCGTGTCGCCGGAGACCCTTTCCCTGGACCGCGAGACCAAGCCCCTCAAGTACGCCCGCGCCAAGATCCCCCACTACTGGCGGGTCGAGAACGAGAACGGCAGGGCCGCCGTGCACGTCTTCGAGCTGGAGCCGACGACCGGCACCTACACGAGCACCGGCATCTTCCGCGAGCGGATGAAGCTGGACGTGCCGTTTTCGATGGACCT